A genomic stretch from Coffea arabica cultivar ET-39 chromosome 10c, Coffea Arabica ET-39 HiFi, whole genome shotgun sequence includes:
- the LOC113713802 gene encoding uncharacterized protein isoform X1 yields MDLANSDSDVDLISSLQAQLHSLQKRVKELESEKAKLSSLLSNCHCQKGKENVSASAVAEELEELKIEGDLATYKGGTKKDSGPQTSGVRQFPRRYVALKVMYFGQRFYGFASEAHMDPTVESEIFRALKKTKLIDRVDKKGLQYSRCGRTDKGVSSTGQVIALFLRSNLKQTRGNTEYAGDIWPEESCGEMDYVGMINKVLPKDIQVMGWSPAPVDFSARFSCLSRQYKYFFWRDNLNIMAMETAGKKFLGEHDFRNFCKMDAINVHNFRRCITLFEISHCSESFEDNELWAIKIKGSAFLWHQIRCMAALLFLIGEGLETPNVIDLLLDIEKTTRKPQYTMASEIPLVLQSCEFEGLRFICSSGAKQALDEHLKKECLNYKLQAAIYDEALQSCSLIETDDSLLNNVRLKHRKAVYVPIMSRPTEPSYEERRAKFSTAGKT; encoded by the exons ATGGATCTCGCAAACTCCGACTCCGATGTGGACCTCATCAGCTCTCTACAAGCACAGCTCCACTCTCTCCAGAAAAGAGTCAAG GAGTTAGAATCAGAAAAGGCTAAGTTGTCGTCATTGCTATCAAATTGCCATTGTCAAAAG GGGAAGGAAAATGTTAGTGCCAGTGCTGTAGCTGAGGAGTTAGAGGAATTAAAAATAGAGGGTGACTTGGCAACCTACAAAGGGGGAACGAAGAAAGATTCAG GTCCCCAGACAAGTGGTGTGCGTCAATTCCCCAGGAGATATGTTGCTTTAAAAGTTATGTACTTCGGTCAGAG GTTTTATGGTTTTGCTTCAGAGGCACACATGGATCCAACTGTGGAG TCGGAAATTTTTAGAGCTCTTAAGAAGACAAAGCTCATTGATAGAGTAGACAAGAAGGGACTACAATACTCAAGATGCGGTAGAACAGACAAAGGAGTTTCTTCTACTGGGCAA GTAATTGCTCTGTTTTTACGGTCAAACCTGAAGCAAACAAGAGGGAACACTGAATATGCTGGAGATATTTGGCCGGAAGAATCATGTg GAGAAATGGACTATGTTGGCATGATTAATAAAGTCCTTCCAAAAGATATTCAAGTTATGGGTTGGTCTCCTGCTCCAGTTGATTTCAGTGCAAG GTTCAGCTGTTTAAGTAGACAATATAAGTACTTCTTTTGGAGGGATAATCTTAATATAATG GCAATGGAGACTGCTGGGAAGAAATTTCTTGGTGAGCATGATTTCCGAAACTTTTGCAAGATGGATGCCATTAATGTACACAATTTCAGACGTTGCATCACGCTATTTGAGATTTCCCATTGCAGTGAAAG TTTTGAGGACAATGAACTCTGGGCGATAAAAATTAAAGGTAGTGCTTTCCTGTGGCACCAAATCCGATGCATGGCTGCTCTACTATTTCTGATCGGAGAAGGCCTTGAAACTCCTAAT GTTATAGATTTATTACTTGATATTGAGAAGACAACAAGGAAACCTCAATACACAATGGCTTCGGAAATTCCACTAGTTCttcaatcttgtgaatttgAAGGTCTTAGATTCATTTGTTCATCAG GTGCTAAACAAGCTTTGGATGAGCACTTGAAGAAGGAATGCCTTAATTACAAGCTTCAAGCTGCAATATATGATGAGGCTTTACAGAGCTGTTCCCTTATTGAAACTG aTGACAGTTTGCTGAATAATGTTAGATTGAAACATAGGAAAGCTGTCTATGTTCCCATCATGTCAAGGCCCACCGAAC CTTCCTATGAAGAGCGGCGTGCTAAATTTAGCACTGCAGGTAAAACATGA
- the LOC113715173 gene encoding F-actin-capping protein subunit beta yields MEAAMGLMRRIPPKHTETALSALLSLLPHHSSDLLSQVDQPLQVLCDVDCGKEFILCEYNRDADSYRSPWSNKYHPPLEDGPHPSPELRKLEIEANEVFAIYREQYYEGGISSVYLWEDENEGFVACFLIKKDGSKTAHGKRGYLQEGAWDAIHVIEVGPEEEGKAHYCLTSTVMLSLTTNDESSGTFNLSGSIRRQMNMDLSVAEGHLCNMGKMIEEMEGKLRNSLDQVYFGKTKEMVCTLRPPAELVQMRLPDS; encoded by the exons atggaggcGGCAATGGGGTTGATGAGAAGAATTCCGCCCAAGCATACCGAAACGGCGCTTTCTGCACTGCTCAGCCTATTGCCTCACCATTCCTCCGATCTCCTTTCTCAGGTCGATCAGCCTCTCCAG GTTTTATGTGATGTGGACTGTGGGAAAGAGTTCATATTGTGTGAATACAACAGAGATGCTGACTCTTACAG GTCGCCCTGGTCAAATAAATATCATCCACCACTAGAAGATGGACCTCATCCATCACCAGAATTGAGAAAACTTGAGATTGAAGCAAATGAAGTTTTTGCTATCTATCGTGAGCA GTACTATGAAGGTGGAATTTCATCCGTATATCTATGGGAAGATGAAAATGAAGGGTTTGTAGCTTGTTTCTTAATAAAGAAAG ATGGCTCGAAGACTGCACATGGTAAAAGAGGTTACCTGCAGGAAGGAGCTTGGGATGCCATACACGTTATTGAG GTGGGTCCCGAGGAAGAAGGAAAAGCCCATTACTGTTTGACAAGTACAGTTATGTTGTCATTGACCACAAATGATGAGTCATCAGGCACCTTTAATTTGTCCGGATCAATTAGAAGACAG ATGAACATGGACCTCTCAGTTGCAGAAGGTCATTTATGCAACATGGGAAAAATGATTGAAGAAATGGAGGGAAAACTTAGAAACTCTCTGGATCAG GTTTATtttgggaaaacaaaagaaatggttTGTACCCTGCGGCCTCCAGCTGAACTGGTGCAGATGAGACTCCCTGATAGCTGA
- the LOC113713802 gene encoding uncharacterized protein isoform X2, translated as MDLANSDSDVDLISSLQAQLHSLQKRVKGKENVSASAVAEELEELKIEGDLATYKGGTKKDSGPQTSGVRQFPRRYVALKVMYFGQRFYGFASEAHMDPTVESEIFRALKKTKLIDRVDKKGLQYSRCGRTDKGVSSTGQVIALFLRSNLKQTRGNTEYAGDIWPEESCGEMDYVGMINKVLPKDIQVMGWSPAPVDFSARFSCLSRQYKYFFWRDNLNIMAMETAGKKFLGEHDFRNFCKMDAINVHNFRRCITLFEISHCSESFEDNELWAIKIKGSAFLWHQIRCMAALLFLIGEGLETPNVIDLLLDIEKTTRKPQYTMASEIPLVLQSCEFEGLRFICSSGAKQALDEHLKKECLNYKLQAAIYDEALQSCSLIETDDSLLNNVRLKHRKAVYVPIMSRPTEPSYEERRAKFSTAGKT; from the exons ATGGATCTCGCAAACTCCGACTCCGATGTGGACCTCATCAGCTCTCTACAAGCACAGCTCCACTCTCTCCAGAAAAGAGTCAAG GGGAAGGAAAATGTTAGTGCCAGTGCTGTAGCTGAGGAGTTAGAGGAATTAAAAATAGAGGGTGACTTGGCAACCTACAAAGGGGGAACGAAGAAAGATTCAG GTCCCCAGACAAGTGGTGTGCGTCAATTCCCCAGGAGATATGTTGCTTTAAAAGTTATGTACTTCGGTCAGAG GTTTTATGGTTTTGCTTCAGAGGCACACATGGATCCAACTGTGGAG TCGGAAATTTTTAGAGCTCTTAAGAAGACAAAGCTCATTGATAGAGTAGACAAGAAGGGACTACAATACTCAAGATGCGGTAGAACAGACAAAGGAGTTTCTTCTACTGGGCAA GTAATTGCTCTGTTTTTACGGTCAAACCTGAAGCAAACAAGAGGGAACACTGAATATGCTGGAGATATTTGGCCGGAAGAATCATGTg GAGAAATGGACTATGTTGGCATGATTAATAAAGTCCTTCCAAAAGATATTCAAGTTATGGGTTGGTCTCCTGCTCCAGTTGATTTCAGTGCAAG GTTCAGCTGTTTAAGTAGACAATATAAGTACTTCTTTTGGAGGGATAATCTTAATATAATG GCAATGGAGACTGCTGGGAAGAAATTTCTTGGTGAGCATGATTTCCGAAACTTTTGCAAGATGGATGCCATTAATGTACACAATTTCAGACGTTGCATCACGCTATTTGAGATTTCCCATTGCAGTGAAAG TTTTGAGGACAATGAACTCTGGGCGATAAAAATTAAAGGTAGTGCTTTCCTGTGGCACCAAATCCGATGCATGGCTGCTCTACTATTTCTGATCGGAGAAGGCCTTGAAACTCCTAAT GTTATAGATTTATTACTTGATATTGAGAAGACAACAAGGAAACCTCAATACACAATGGCTTCGGAAATTCCACTAGTTCttcaatcttgtgaatttgAAGGTCTTAGATTCATTTGTTCATCAG GTGCTAAACAAGCTTTGGATGAGCACTTGAAGAAGGAATGCCTTAATTACAAGCTTCAAGCTGCAATATATGATGAGGCTTTACAGAGCTGTTCCCTTATTGAAACTG aTGACAGTTTGCTGAATAATGTTAGATTGAAACATAGGAAAGCTGTCTATGTTCCCATCATGTCAAGGCCCACCGAAC CTTCCTATGAAGAGCGGCGTGCTAAATTTAGCACTGCAGGTAAAACATGA
- the LOC113713351 gene encoding MA3 DOMAIN-CONTAINING TRANSLATION REGULATORY FACTOR 2-like, translated as MDFSDGNMSKKHREQHQSASESVDLLSLSTLQISTSRRSPRSPRSPKSPSSPRSPNSPRSPHGKHGTSKKSPLKNLRQSHSKGDGRPKKGGCGGKGTWGGLLDTDDGHVLDPNDPNYSSTEENEQSFATKVNTSFEEYKKKATIIIEEYFATDDITSTANELRELGMPNYDFYFVKKLISIAMDRRDKEKEMAAVLLSSLYADIIDPQQMYKGFIRLLMAADDLIVDIPDTIDVLALFLARAVVDEILPPAFLTKAFASLPNDSKGCLVIKRAQKSYLSAPLHTDSIGRRWAGNKNNTAEDFKSRINNLLTEYVSSGDKKEAYRCIKDLNVPFFHHEIVKRAIIMAMEKQHAESYLLDLLKTAAEEGLINSSQISKGFGRIIDNVDDLSLDIPNAKRILQSLISKAASEGWLCASSLSALSLQPGRQTIGDGVVKAFKVKAQSIIQEYFLSGDISEVIHCLESANSSSSGELNAIFVKKLITLAMDRKNREKEMASVLLSSLCFPADDIVTGFVMLIESADDTALDNPVVVEDLALFLARAEVDEVLAPQNLEEIENQFLGSGSICNKVTQMAKSLLKARLSGERILRCWGGGGSCRNGWAVEDVKDKIGKLLEEYESGGDTREACRCIKELGMPFFHHEVVKKSLVIIMEKKNDRLWGLLKECFSMGLITMNQMTKGFMRVAESLDDLALDVPDAKKQFKHYFDQAMVEGWLDSSFGLYRSEQSLENGFC; from the exons ATGGACTTCAGTGATGGGAATATGTCAAAGAAGCACCGGGAACAACACCAATCAGCTTCGGAGAGTGTAGATCTTTTATCTCTTTCCACTTTGCAGATATCCACATCTCGAAGGTCACCACGATCTCCAAGGTCTCCAAAATCTCCAAGTTCACCACGATCACCTAATTCTCCTAGATCTCCTCATGGTAAGCATGGGACAAGCAAGAAAAGTCCACTCAAAAATCTGAGACAGTCACATTCTAAAGGAGATGGCCGTCCAAAAAAAG GTGGTTGTGGAGGAAAAGGAACATGGGGGGGACTACTTGATACGGATGATGGCCATGTCCTTGACCCAAATGATCCAAATTACAGTAGCACTGAG GAAAATGAGCAGTCATTTGCTACAAAAGTAAATACATCATTTGAGGAGTACAAAAAGAAGGCTACCATAATAATCGAGGAATATTTTGCCACTGATGATATCACCTCAACAGCCAATGAATTAAGAGAACTTGGAATGCCAAActatgatttttattttgtcaaaaaGCTCATCTCTATTGCAATGGATAGGCGTgataaagagaaagaaatggctGCTGTTCTCTTATCCTCACTTTATGCTGACATTATTGATCCTCAACAGATGTACAAAGGTTTCATTAGGCTATTGATGGCTGCTGATGACTTGATTGTAGATATACCAGATACAATTGAtgttcttgcattgtttctagCTCGTGCAGTAGTTGATGAGATACTTCCTCCTGCATTCTTGACAAAGGCATTTGCGTCCTTGCCTAATGACTCAAAGGGATGTCTTGTCATCAAACGAGCTCAGAAGAGTTACTTGTCAGCCCCTCTGCATACAGATAGCATAGGTCGGCGTTGGGCAGGAAACAAGAATAATACGGCTGAAGATTTCAAAAGCAGAATTAACAATCTATTGACTGAATACGTATCAAGTGGTGACAAGAAAGAGGCTTACAGATGCATCAAGGATTTGAATGTGCCTTTTTTTCACCATGAGATAGTCAAACGAGCTATTATAATGGCAATGGAAAAGCAGCATGCTGAAAGCTACCTTCTGGACTTGCTGAAGACAGCTGCTGAAGAAGGTCTTATTAATTCAAGCCAAATTTCAAAGGGATTTGGTAGAATCATAGACAATGTAGATGACTTGTCACTCGACATTCCGAATGCTAAAAGGATATTGCAGTCATTGATTTCCAAGGCAGCATCAGAAGGTTGGTTGTGTGCCTCTTCTCTGTCAGCCCTGTCGCTGCAGCCTGGAAGGCAAACAATAGGAGATGGTGTTGTAAAAGCTTTCAAGGTGAAGGCCCAGTCAATAATTCAAGAGTATTTTCTCTCTGGTGATATTTCAGAAGTAATTCACTGTCTGGAATCAGCAAACAGCTCCTCTTCAGGAGAACTGAATGCGATATTTGTCAAGAAGCTAATTACTCTAGCCATGGATCGGAAAAATAGAGAGAAAGAAATGGCTTCTGTTTTGTTATCGTCCTTGTGCTTTCCAGCTGATGACATTGTGACTGGATTTGTGATGTTGATAGAATCTGCAGATGACACAGCCCTAGACAATCCTGTTGTCGTTGAGGATCTAGCACTGTTCTTGGCCCGAGCAGAGGTAGATGAAGTCTTAGCACCACAAAACTTGGAGGAGATTGAAAATCAATTTTTGGGGTCAGGCTCAATCTGCAATAAAGTTACTCAAATGGCAAAGTCCTTGCTGAAGGCTCGACTTTCTGGGGAGCGGATTTTAAGGTGCTGGGGTGGTGGAGGAAGCTGCAGAAATGGGTGGGCAGTTGAAGATGTCAAGGACAAAATAGGAAAGTTGCTTGAAGAATACGAGTCTGGAGGGGACACGAGGGAAGCTTGCAGGTGCATTAAGGAGTTAGGGATGCCATTTTTTCACCACGAGGTTGTTAAGAAATCACTGGTGATTATTATGGAGAAGAAGAATGATAGGTTGTGGGGTCTGCTTAAAGAATGTTTTAGCATGGGACTAATAACCATGAACCAGATGACGAAGGGGTTCATGAGAGTGGCTGAATCTCTTGATGACTTAGCTTTGGATGTACCGGATGCTAAGAAACAGTTCAAACATTATTTTGATCAGGCAATGGTTGAAGGATGGCTTGATTCATCATTTGGTTTATATCGATCAGAACAATCTTTGGAGAATGGATTTTGTTAG
- the LOC113713311 gene encoding co-chaperone protein p23-1, with protein MSRHPMVKWAQRSDRLFITVELPDANNVTHKLEPEGKFLFSATTGVDNTPYEVEFDLFDKVDVNESKISATSRNICYLVKKAENKWWTRLLKQSGKPPIFLKVDWDKWVDEDEQDEKVGSDMDFGDFDFSKLNMGGGGDFDADIADRDEGDDDSDTEDEIKEEGAAASGEPHTAPASSESETKA; from the exons ATGAG CCGACATCCTATGGTAAAGTGGGCTCAGAGGTCTGACAGGTTGTTTATAACTGTTGAGTTACCGGATGCTAATAATGTGACACATAAGCTAGAGCCAGAAGGAAAGTTTTTGTTTTCTGCCACAACTGGAGTAGATAACACGCCTTATGAAGTTGAATTCGATCTTTTTGACAAGGTCGATGTAAAT GAGAGCAAAATTAGTGCTACCTCCAGGAACATTTGTTATCTTGTAAAGAAGGCTGAGAATAAATGGTGGACTAGACTCTTAAAGCAGAGTGGAAAGCCTCCTATCTTTCTGAAAGTTGATTGGGACAAATGGGTGGATGAAGATGAGCAAGACGAGAAAG TTGGATCTGACATGGATTTTGGTGACTTTGACTTCTCG AAATTAAATATGGGCGGAGGTGGAGATTTTGATGCTGATATTGCTGACAGGGATGAAG GAGATGATGACAGTGACACGGAGGATGAAATTAAGGAAGAAGGAGCTGCAGCTAGTGGTGAACCACATACAGCACCTGCTAGCAGTGAATCAGAAACAAAAGCTTGA
- the LOC113714914 gene encoding uncharacterized protein, producing the protein MGEIEEEAAPANADESSPLLSDPNSPHRIRSVRTKVPEVEVHLYKLGKGPIDVFKSSLSGWDQDQLEVRDILDKYGFKSVYAFTPGSGRGAPIRFNPRNGRSLLSYKDGSVVYLDGQPKDSLVKPVTKIVSGVAFITALIVFAIKEAPPDWASKLNLSGGRIPPWILACVVIVFTRMRKRTRDFLEKRGR; encoded by the exons ATGGGAGAAATCGAAGAGGAAGCCGCACCAGCAAACGCCGACGAGTCATCACCGTTATTATCGGACCCGAATTCTCCCCATAGGATCCGGTCGGTTAGAACGAAGGTGCCCGAGGTCGAGGTCCACCTCTATAAGCTTGGGAAAGGCCCCATCGACGTCTTCAAGTCCAGCCTCAGTGGGTGGGACCAAGACCAGTTGGAGGTCCGCGATATTCTGGACAAATATGGGTTCAAATCCGTCTATGCTTTCACTCCTGGGTCAGGTCGCGGAGCCCCGATCCGATTTAATCCCAGAAATGGCAGATCTTTGCTTTCTTACAAAGATGGCTCCGTTGTTTACCTCGATGGACAACCCAAG GACTCTTTGGTCAAACCAGTTACGAAAATAGTGTCCGGGGTTGCATTTATAACCGCTTTGATAGTATTTGCTATCAAGGAGGCCCCGCCAGATTGGGCAAGTAAGTTGAACCTTTCAGGTGGTCGTATTCCCCCATGGATCCTTGCTTGCGTGGTTATTGTGTTCACCCGCATGAGGAAGAGAACCAGGGATTTTCTGGAAAAACGTGGCAGATGA
- the LOC113715172 gene encoding pentatricopeptide repeat-containing protein At1g34160-like has translation MAYAEKLLTKCNSLPHIKQLQAHLITTGLFKSYFSRSKLLDFCATSSAGSLSYATFIFNHIPHPATNDWNAIIRGLAQSRQPLDAVTCYVSMRRARCTPDALTCSFTLKACARALARIEALQFHGEIVKFGVGADVLLQTTLLDAYAKCGDLNCASVMFEEMTSRDIASWNAMIAGMAQGNRPNEALEFFKRMRENGLSPNEVTVLGALSACSQLGAFKEGEKIYDYIRDQKLDDNVNVCNAVIDMFGKCGFVNKAFEVFSGMKCRKTLITWNTMVMAYAMHGDGVKALELFKLLERDGLGPDSVSYLAALCACNHAGLVDEGLKLFESMEESGVDKNVKHYGSVVDLLGRAGRLEQAYKIIASMPTYPDVVLWQTLLGACKTYGNVEMAEKASRKLVEMGSRSCGDFVLLSNLYASHGRWNDVGRVREAMKNRAVKKIPGFSYTEVGGVIYKFINGDQSHPNWRDIYQKLDEIRFRISECGYVPETNNVLHDIGHEDKENVLGYHSEKLAVAFALISTSAEVPISVNKNLRICGDCHTAIKLISKIYKREIIVRDRTRFHKFKNGSCTCRDYW, from the coding sequence ATGGCCTATGCTGAAAAGCTCCTAACCAAATGCAATTCCCTACCACACATCAAGCAACTTCAAGCCCACCTCATAACCACCGGCCTTTTCAAATCCTACTTTTCCCGTTCAAAGCTGCTTGACTTTTGCGCCACCTCCTCCGCCGGCAGCCTGTCTTACGCTACCTTTATCTTCAACCACATCCCCCACCCTGCCACCAATGATTGGAACGCCATTATCCGCGGCCTCGCCCAAAGCCGCCAACCGCTAGATGCAGTCACTTGCTACGTGTCCATGCGGCGTGCCCGTTGCACCCCTGATGCCTTAACTTGTTCCTTCACCCTCAAGGCCTGCGCTCGCGCATTGGCCCGGATTGAAGCCCTTCAGTTCCATGGTGAGATTGTCAAGTTTGGGGTGGGTGCTGATGTTTTATTGCAGACTACTCTGCTTGATGCCTATGCAAAATGTGGGGATTTGAATTGCGCGTCGGTTATGTTCGAAGAAATGACTAGTAGGGATATTGCGAGTTGGAATGCTATGATTGCTGGGATGGCTCAGGGGAACCGACCAAATGAAGCTCTAGAGTTTTTTAAGCGGATGAGGGAGAATGGGCTGAGCCCAAATGAGGTTACCGTCCTGGGAGCACTATCTGCATGTTCACAGCTTGGTGCTTTTAAGGAGGGAGAAAAGATTTATGATTATATTAGAGATCAAAAGCTTGATGACAATGTAAACGTTTGCAATGCAGTTATTGACATGTTTGGGAAATGTGGATTTGTTAACAAGGCGTTTGAAGTGTTCAGTGGCATGAAATGTAGGAAAACACTTATTACTTGGAATACAATGGTTATGGCATATGCAATGCATGGGGATGGAGTTAAAGCATTAGAGCTGTTCAAGCTATTAGAACGAGATGGTTTGGGGCCGGATAGCGTGAGTTATTTAGCAGCATTGTGCGCGTGTAACCATGCAGGGTTGGTGGATGAAGGGTTGAAGTTGTTTGAGTCAATGGAGGAAAGTGGGGTGGATAAAAATGTGAAACATTATGGTAGTGTTGTTGACCTGTTAGGAAGAGCAGGACGGTTGGAGCAGGCGTACAAGATTATAGCATCAATGCCCACATATCCAGATGTTGTGCTTTGGCAAACTTTGTTAGGGGCTTGTAAAACTTATGGGAATGTGGAGATGGCAGAGAAAGCATCCAGGAAGCTTGTAGAAATGGGATCACGTAGTTGTGGGGACTTTGTGTTACTGTCGAATCTTTATGCTTCACATGGGAGGTGGAATGATGTGGGGAGGGTGAGGGAAGCCATGAAAAATAGGGCTGTCAAAAAAATACCAGGATTCAGTTATACTGAAGTTGGTGGTGTGATCTATAAATTTATTAACGGTGATCAGAGCCATCCCAATTGGAGGGATATTTATCAGAAGCTTGATGAGATTAGGTTTAGGATTAGTGAATGCGGATATGTGCCAGAGACCAATAATGTGTTGCACGATATAGGTCATGAGGACAAGGAGAATGTCTTGGGTTATCACAGTGAGAAGTTGGCTGTGGCCTTTGCTTTGATAAGCACTAGCGCTGAGGTGCCTATTAGTGTAAACAAGAATCTAAGAATATGCGGAGACTGTCATACAGCGATTAAACTCATTTCGAAGATTTATAAGAGGGAAATTATTGTTCGTGACAGAACTCGCTTTCACAAATTCAAGAATGGCTCTTGTACTTGTAGAGATTATTGGTGA